The following coding sequences lie in one Fusarium poae strain DAOMC 252244 chromosome 1, whole genome shotgun sequence genomic window:
- a CDS encoding hypothetical protein (TransMembrane:3 (n5-17c21/22o1476-1498i1645-1665o1685-1704i)), which produces MADPLSVAASIAGLISITVEAAKFLRPYVSAAKETPPVAAHVYSEVQSIEIILSGLQNVTNNLSSVHARNAALIGVNQVITVLTDGVLLFSDLQEELRSLSPKNENEGIPIRTRLRWVRKESTFTALLTRLQGFKSSMTLVLMILKSDSDRSATQHHEQLSSNVNLLLESNHSLSRRLLNLEESLDSQTIASRRMSFLTLTDVTPQNIGSEKSQPSITETDSTIDISKFDFEDDLEASRAYRRAQRDTMDFSFRSSIARSDSWSVFSGMSLGDISIMSVIALPVYQDDLTNAQYYDFGNETVVVDEEPQPVADRPLLVDCLHILQKLRQLPGIDEYLNEADGCEDTFHAFWAILRRGYPLIVLLQPLDSEIGIGTDKIIYFHRPLTGWNYNNHSSASKAAIAWFIQYCHKVLEIETSRLFTVTDLVGNSPHQFSKVISVVSLLVERLVAAGVVVDNDRSTTYSHFQLHGDSTEAVEEFLSEQRHLVDQMMELANIKSQLDSYGFPSDDLADVFGRVEILVDLHIEMLVKMERNLFVPQAENKWHPVFALYSLEVQAEALFIANEVSARSKIRSWLEEKRFKGGEDSINLLTQCLKIIPLPGQRVAKYFSFLEYLGSQESINTTRIKDIMMAKGSLHQAGATIEEDVKNEENREVLKDLDNRIEDWKGHKLDQFGNLLLFDTLSITKGKVTHPQGPYVPIIVLDAQPCPPLPEGITISTPPQSPTQPQSVTQPYDGMYTLPKDLPSFLLRTSVDSLKSRKAGGESNRPTTPSSTLEFVRSILPFEEREDFMSPDYTQTVCNELRKTMPERFEGELELIVNRLLEPNLDQIVGFAAERFINKQLSLEEVQRLLRLLETTGYDSYILFCLQARGTATKRLATAILGAALLNNNEHFVRIALDHGADPNCGVQGRTTLAIATQDPEKSQLVFLLVNAGARPGREDIHQVARRGDIGLVELLVPRAAWPDLGELRETTGTDGVSIQTALEHAVRSGSIEMTQLLLSMGAKANRSDNTSFPLGLAVQKSPNLIPVLLRAGADMSNMFESTSSAWETSGATMLEVAVESAIKSGSLDVVEIVLRLGAPVNRVIPDHHMPSALQLAVTQDIEHKPLGKLSEALTVDLVKLLLQWGADFHIPEFLYRGLMRNNTRNYRDWALREAVGMTIVQSAAAQGRTALVRLLVSAGASCNAPAGKNGLTAIQAAAQFGDAEMVEYLIQSGADVNAPSVSKYDIPALVAAVAKGNLKSTSLLLEAGADANASGMVNRSGGSWKMTALQTAACQPESCTSSDNDPTLRLKMLKLLLNADANAQTPRFTDSMHDKTSLGWAVFWDDIDATKLLRNYGARLDPAERLTFEGYDNRGSSEIWYLLGKACCEDARRSRDTGSCRCDDFQSQMRITQDPPLFSATHAGNDISMHQLLEIGQDGFPCCIHSATSQGFAKAASLLEDGDDFSNNLVSDLAPLLALFGERVTTQFMSQSTGWADCIALAMAPVGVITIIVSAIRVTGPRWLKAVVGRARENVAAAELEVMSSTSSEACELWNGKTRAVVRCPGTTENCEFICIYPISMLKQGQNNLKSVQIMDIRNAKNRDTPDDLSHQEVLPGTPSPNQQKNSLMTPASDDTIIITRNTTHLAPNMTLNCSADGERWQMWACAVVGIIIQSGVLIFFGFLTEYKTLRFEKDDIPVENYAMPMAVLGAVIIMTILRAVVRRHLASGLVSHDLCGSTGFELEWFVSSFLNEKGIPWIPQEHSESPDKDDNKPNSSAFTFEMETNTTEVVQNANSDEEQKDPAIRLFLEVSTLRQPQGILDLRRHLGELSKWKGSVSREALAVANAIEKTMSFIMPYLEKSEAKKAFTWKIKVKSNKEHLRNSDDNDSDYVKMNVKYSQNNGWTASVDEIEAALSLWLYSMRDVHATGNIQSDFPSGNDHWIRGSPAQQQRCLQVLGPANKLLLRDLTWWMPKGLDGILEARVKDTDNNNIEEFPYTVKRERVGHSGQRWPKRERNEKPLTEDLSYWDWNPATYHARHDTDVKQEEGDDQTQSESDHETQAEHNNLDNQQQPPQDSSRWLAVELQDPLERLYAKELFSAFIWAVATHLGESTISRQLQARIQPSSGTGPDAWKTFSLANDELSRFVQNLTDLNLWTEQEVWCSIIPALSATDNLPGLNAVIEMAQKNAVEPEMDLAWGQAGSAYRWLFDIANLVKDSKNQTPGRRVYGAFQRPGDIFDRTQLHHVMRSEFFDHEQLKIQGIKSRWRGLDLWDDKPDMREDYIRYMKPAATEVYSLDLYPLRLLENLSSAIFLPVQTIEFLLDNGADPNARDLDHWTPLHYACHITKRDGYGQNLYCYHMRYNTRVATLIANKADVNAKGLDGNTPLHCATMSDKHYLVELLIKGGADVKAANFEGRTPLHLAAMVNHPNIISMLVDKGSEINAKDQAGRTPLHLATISRQLVCIEQLVESGAKRDVADNYAATPLDLAVRDHFLAAFNALSSPDALSLSVRRAIEKEDLSRISYLMDLTDRDSWPLLDEHGWTPFHYAAYFGYIKSLDRIFEKSIEREFDPEVILKESTEGQTALFGCKKHSVATIMKHLKSSPSLLKRLMDKKNREGHSVLWEAIYEGRDEVASILIEEGADLRTRSNDNKNILHALSGNAFMQFISPGNMENLINKIKQKQNSTQILLYLLQEKHDDGRTPLDEARWRDRPETEKVLEDLLEECKRELRSQARHDLSLIDHLKYDNSVVDMLKGTSLHLSFTTWKMPLDWETTGEIDQEVFLLEAVVSVQDKGTWAANIDVLEREREGIDTLTFTCDCSDPHFPADADAVSLDT; this is translated from the exons ATGGCTGATCCTCTCAGTGTCGCCGCTTCCATCGCTGGCCTCATCTCCATCACCGTCGAGGCCGCCAAGTTTCTCAGGCCGTACGTTTCCGCCGCGAAAGAGACTCCACCAGTCGCCGCTCACGTCTACTCGGAAGTGCAGAGCATTGAAATTATCCTAAGTGGGCTTCAAAACGTGACCAACAACCTATCTTCTGTTCATGCCCGAAATGCCGCATTGATTGGTGTCAATCAAGTCATCACCGTTCTTACAGATggtgttcttcttttctccgaTCTCCAAGAAGAGCTGCGGTCGCTGTCGCCTAAAAATGAGAATGAGGGGATCCCAATTCGGACAAGATTGCGATGGGTGCGCAAGGAGAGCACTTTCACTGCACTTCTCACCAGATTGCAGGGCTTCAAAAGCTCAATGACACTTGTTTTGATGATTCTTAAAAG CGACTCCGACCGATCAGCAACCCAGCACCACGAGCAACTCTCATCCAATGTTAACCTTCTCCTAGAAAGCAATCACTCTTTATCCCGTCGCTTACTGAATCTAGAAGAATCTCTGGATTCACAAACCATTGCTTCGAGACGAATGAGTTTCTTAACACTTACTGATGTTACCCCACAAAATATCGGATCCGAAAAATCACAGCCATCGATTACTGAAACGGACTCGACCATTGACATATCCAAATTCGATTTTGAAGATGATTTGGAGGCTTCGCGAGCATACCGTCGCGCACAGCGGGATACCATGGACTTTTCGTTTCGAAGCTCGATTGCACGATCTGACTCCTGGTCGGTATTCTCTGGCATGAGCCTTGGTGACATCTCCATCATGTCGGTCATTGCACTGCCAGTATATCAAGATGATCTTACCAATGCCCAATACTACGATTTTGGAAACGAAacggttgttgttgatgaagaacCTCAACCCGTAGCCGACAGACCTTTACTGGTTGACTGTCTCCACATCTTACAGAAACTACGTCAACTCCCGGGGATTGACGAATATCTCAATGAAGCTGATGGCTGTGAAGACACATTCCATGCTTTCTGGGCTATCTTACGTCGCGGTTATCCACTCATTGTCCTACTACAACCTTTGGACTCAGAAATAGGCATTGGGACAGATAAGATCATCTACTTTCACAGACCATTAACCGGATGGAACTATAACAATCATTCTTCCGCTTCAAAAGCTGCCATTGCTTGGTTTATTCAATATTGTCATAAAGTTCTCGAAATAGAGACAAGCCGCCTATTCACGGTTACAGACCTCGTAGGAAACAGCCCTCATCAATTCTCAAAG GTTATATCTGTGGTATCATTACTTGTTGAAAGATTGGTAGCTGCCGGTGTTGTGGTCGACAACGATAGATCTACAACTTACAGTCACTTTCAACTACATGGTGACTCAACAGAGGCTGTGGAAGAGTTCCTCTCAGAGCAACGCCATCTGGTTGATCAAATGATGGAACTCGCCAACATAAAATCTCAACTGGACAGCTACGGCTTCCCCAGTGATGATTTGGCCGATGTTTTCGGCCGAGTTGAAATTCTGGTCGACCTCCACATTGAGATGCTGGTAAAAATGGAACGAAACCTTTTTGTGCCTCAAGCAGAGAACAAATGGCATCCAGTATTTGCACTGTACTCTTTAGAGGTCCAAGCAGAGGCATTGTTTATCGCTAATGAGGTGTCGGCCAGGAGCAAGATACGTTCCTGGCTTGAAGAAAAGCGATTCAAGGGCGGTGAAGATTCGATTAATCTATTGACACAGTGTTTGAAAATTATACCACTTCCAGGTCAAAGAGTAGCGAAATACTTTTCATTTCTCGAG TACCTCGGAAGCCAAGAATCTATCAACACAACACGGATTAAAGATATCATGATGGCCAAGGGATCACTTCATCAAGCGGGAGCAACTATAGAAGAGGATGTCAAGAATGAGGAAAATCGAGAGGTTCTAAAAGACTTGGACAATCGTATCGAAGATTGGAAAGGACACAAGCTCGACCAATTTGGCAACTTGCTTCTTTTTGATACACTCAGTATCACCAAGGGCAAAGTAACCCACCCG CAGGGTCCGTATGTTCCCATCATTGTCCTAGATGCCC AGCCTTGCCCGCCATTGCCAGAGGGTATTACCATCAGCACGCCACCACAATCGCCGACCCAACCACAGTCAGTGACCCAACCATATGATGGGATGTACACTCTTCCAAAGGATTTGCCGTCTTTTCTTTTGAGGACCTCCGTCGATAGTCTGAAATCGAGAAAAGCAGGCGGAGAGTCTAACAGGCCCACAACACCCTCCAGTACTTTGGAGTTTGTCCGATCAATACTTCCTttcgaagaaagagaagactTTATGTCGCCAGATTATACCCAAACAGTCTGCAACGAGCTTCGAAAGACAATGCCAGAACGATTCGAAGGCGAGCTTGAGCTGATTGTGAACCGATTGCTGGAACCTAATCTGGATCAAATCGTCGGGTTTGCGGCCGAAAGGTTCATTAACAAACAACTGTCGCTCGAGGAGGTGCAACGCCTTCTCAGGTTGTTAGAGACCACAGGGTATGATAGCTACATTCTTTTCTGTCTTCAAGCGAGAGGAACGGCGACGAAACGTCTAGCAACAGCGATTCTTGGAGCCGCATTACTGAACAACAACGAGCACTTTGTCCGCATAGCTCTCGATCATGGAGCAGACCCAAATTGTGGTGTTCAGGGCCGGACAACTCTGGCCATTGCCACTCAAGATCCAGAAAAATCCCAACTAGTCTTTCTGCTCGTTAATGCAGGAGCTAGACCTGGACGAGAAGATATCCATCAAGTTGCTCGGCGTGGAGATATTGGCTTGGTCGAACTCCTCGTTCCTAGGGCTGCCTGGCCCGATTTGGGAGAGTTA CGCGAGACAACAGGAACTGATGGTGTGTCCATCCAGACTGCCCTCGAACATGCAGTGCGCAGCGGATCAATCGAAATGACCCAGCTCTTATTATCAATGGGGGCAAAAGCCAATCGATCCGATAACACTTCGTTTCCGCTTGGTTTGGCCGTGCAGAAATCTCCCAATTTAATTCCAGTTCTCCTTCGAGCTGGTGCAGATATGTCCAACATGTTCGAATCTACTTCTTCAGCATGGGAAACCAGTGGTGCAACAATGCTTGAGGTGGCCGTTGAATCTGCTATTAAAAGTGGCAGTCTTGATGTCGTTGAGATCGTTTTGCGTTTGGGCGCCCCGGTAAACAGAGTTATACCGGACCATCATATGCCTTCTGCTCTCCAGCTAGCAGTGACTCAAGATATAGAACACAAACCTCTGGGCAAATTGAGTGAAGCCCTTACGGTGGATCTCGTCAAACTGCTCCTACAATGGGGTGCTGATTTTCACATTCCTGAATTCTTGTATCGCGGATTAATGCGTAACAACACCAGAAACTATAGGGACTGGGCACTACGTGAGGCTGTTGGGATGACAATTGTGCAGTCCGCAGCGGCGCAGGGCCGAACAGCTCTAGTCAGGCTGCTCGTTAGTGCTGGTGCAAGTTGCAATGCGCCGGCAGGAAAGAACGGCCTCACGGCAATCCAAGCAGCCGCCCAGTTTGGAGATGCAGAAATGGTCGAATACCTGATACAATCAGGTGCCGACGTGAATGCACCCTCCGTTTCAAAATATGATATACCTGCACTTGTCGCGGCGGTGGCCAAAGGAAACTTGAAATCAACTTCACTACTGCTTGAGGCTGGAGCAGACGCAAATGCCTCCGGAATGGTCAATCGTTCTGGAGGTAGTTGGAAGATGACGGCGTTACAGACAGCAGCATGTCAGCCTGAAAGTTGCACATCTTCAGATAATGATCCAACCCTTAGGCTGAAGATGCTTAAACTACTGCTTAACGCCGACGCTAACGCACAGACACCTCGATTCACGGACTCCATGCACGATAAGACTTCGCTCGGCTGGGCTGTTTTCTGGGACGATATCGATGCCACAAAACTACTGCGTAACTACGGGGCCCGTTTAGACCCTGCCGAGAGGTTAACATTTGAAGGCTATGATAATAGAGGCTCATCCGAGATATGGTATCTTCTGGGAAAAGCCTGTTGCGAAGATGCAAGACGATCTCGAGACACCGGCAGCTGCAGATGTGACGACTTTCAAAGCCAGATGAGAATTACCCAGGACCCTCCCCTTTTCTCTGCTACCCATGCAGGAAACGATATCAGCATGCACCAGCTGCTTGAAATTGGCCAAGACGGATTTCCTTGCTGTATCCACTCGGCCACGTCGCAAG GCTTCGCCAAGGCTGCCAGTTTGCtggaagatggagatgacTTTAGCAATAATTTGGTCTCAGACCTTGCACC ATTACTGGCCTTATTTGGCGAAAGGGTCACAACTCAGTTCATGAGCCAGTCCACCGGCTGGGCCGATTGTATCGCCCTGGCTATGGCTCCAGTGGGTGTAATCACCATTATTGTCAGCGCAATTCGTGTGACGGGTCCCCGCTGGCTTAAAGCTGTCGTCGGACGAGCCAGAGAGAACGTTGCTGCCGCCGAACTCGAAGTCATGTCTTCAACGTCATCTGAAGCTTGTGAGTTATGGAATGGAAAGACAAGGGCTGTTGTGCGGTGCCCTGGTACAACCGAGAACTGCGAGTTCATTTGCATTTATCCCATTTCGATGCTAAAACAAGGGCAAAACAACCTCAAGAGTGTGCAAATCATGGATATCAGAAACGCCAAGAACCGCGACACACCTGACGATCTCAGTCACCAGGAGGTTCTACCAGGAACGCCTTCTCCCAACCAGCAGAAAAATAGCCTGATGACGCCAGCATCCGATGACACAATTATCATAACCCGCAATACAACACATCTAGCACCAAACATGACTCTCAATTGTAGCGCAGACGGAGAGCGTTGGCAGATGTGGGCTTGTGCCGTAGTGGGCATTATCATTCAGTCGGGCGTATTGATCTTTTTCGGCTTCTTGACCGAGTACAAAACACTGAGATTCGAGAAGGACGATATCCCAGTCGAAAATTATGCAATGCCCATGGCGGTC CTAGGAGCGGTCATTATCATGACAATCTTGAGAGCAGTGGTTCGACGACACCTTGCCTCGGGGTTAGTAAGCCATGATTTGTGTGGCTCTACGGGCTTCGAGTTGGAATGGTTTGTCTCTTCCTTTTTGAACGAGAAGGGTATTCCTTGGATTCCTCAAGAACACTCGGAATCCCCCGACAAAGACGACAACAAACCAAACTCATCTGCATTTACTTTCGAAATGGAAACGAACACAACCGAGGTTGTCCAGAATGCCAATTCCGACGAAGAACAAAAAGATCCTGCCATCCgtttgtttcttgaggtTTCAACATTACGACAACCACAAGGAATTCTGGACTTAAGACGTCATCTCGGCGAATTGAGCAAATGGAAGGGTTCAGTCTCCAGGGAAGCACTAGCTGTCGCAAACGCTATTGAGAAAACTATGAGTTTTATTATGCCGTATTTGGAAAAAAGCGAAGCTAAGAAGGCCTTTACTTggaaaattaaagtaaagagCAACAAGGAGCACCTCAGAAACAGCGACGACAACGACTCTGACTATGTCAAGATGAATGTCAAATACTCTCAGAACAATGGCTGGACAGCGTCTGTGGATGAAATAGAAGCCGCACTTTCACTTTGGCTCTACTCTATGAGAGATGTTCATGCCACTGGTAACATACAATCTGACTTTCCTTCTGGTAACGATCATTGGATACGTGGTAGCCCAGCGCAACAACAACGATGTCTACAAGTTCTCGGGCCAGCGAACAAGCTCTTGTTGCGAGATCTTACGTGGTGGATGCCCAAAGGGCTTGATGGGATTCTTGAAGCTCGAGTGAAGGATACAGACAACAATAACATTGAAGAGTTTCCTTACACCGTTAAAAGGGAGCGAGTAGGACACAGCGGTCAAAGGTGGCCCAAACGGGAAAGAAACGAGAAGCCATTGACTGAGGACCTTTCGTATTGGGATTGGAATCCAGCAACATATCACGCTCGCCATGACACAGATGTTAAGCAAGAGGAGGGTGACGATCAAACTCAAAGCGAGAGTGACCATGAGACTCAGGCAGAACATAACAACCTAGACAATCAGCAGCAACCGCCACAAGATTCCTCTCGTTGGCTAGCGGTGGAATTACAAGATCCCCTAGAGAGACTTTACGCCAAGGAACTATTTTCTGCTTTCATTTGGGCGGTGGCAACACACCTGGGAGAATCGACCATCAGCCGACAACTGCAAGCAAGAATACAGCCGAGCAGTGGCACAGGGCCAGACGCGTGGAAGACCTTCTCATTGGCGAACGATGAGCTCTCGCGTTTTGTACAAAATCTAACAGATCTGAATCTGTGGACCGAACAGGAGGTATGGTGTAGTATCATTCCAGCCCTCAGCGCTACAGACAACCTCCCAGGTCTGAATGCTGTTATCGAGATGGCGCAAAAGAATGCAGTTGAACCGGAGATGGATCTCGCCTGGGGACAGGCAGGATCAGCATACCGGTGGCTTTTCGATATCG CGAATCTCGTTAAGGATTCTAAA AACCAAACGCCAGGACGCCGTGTCTATGGGGCATTTCAAAGACCAGGGGACATCTTCGACAGGACCCAATTACATCATGTGATGCGAAGCGAGTTCTTTGACCACGAACAACTGAAAATTCAGGGTATAAAGTCGCGATGGCGAGGGCTCGACCTCTGGGACGATAAACCAGACATGCGTGAAGACTACATTCGATATATGAAGCCGGCAGCGACAGAAGTATACAGCCTTGACCTTTACCCGTTGCGGTTACTTGAAAACCTCTCTTCGGCCATATTCCTTCCAGTTCAAACAATTGAATTTCTGCTGGATAACGGAGCAGACCCCAATGCTCGAGACCTAGATCATTGGACCCCACTTCACTATGCTTGCCATATCACTAAACGGGATGGTTATGGACAAAACCTTTACTGTTACCATATGAGATACAATACGAGAGTCGCCACTCTTATCGCAAACAAGGCCGACGTCAATGCGAAAGGCCTCGATGGCAACACCCCTTTGCATTGTGCAACGATGTCAGACAAGCACTATTTGGTCGAGTTGCTTATCAAGGGCGgagctgatgtgaaggcggCCAACTTTGAGGGCCGAACGCCCCTTCATCTTGCTGCAATGGTAAATCACCCGAATATCATCTCTATGTTGGTCGACAAAGGCTCTGAGATAAATGCAAAAGACCAAGCCGGGAGGACGCCACTTCACCTGGCTACTATCTCAAGACAACTTGTTTGCATCGAACAGCTTGTTGAAAGTGGAGCAAAGCGGGATGTCGCAGACAACTATGCCGCAACACCACTTGACCTAGCCGTCCGGGACCATTTTTTAGCAGCCTTCAATGCCCTTAGCAGTCCTGATGCCCTGAGTCTCTCAGTGCGGAGGGCTATAGAGAAGGAGGATTTAAGTCGTATCTCTTATCTAATGGATCTGACTGATCGAGATTCATGGCCTCTACTAGACGAACATGGATGGACTCCATTCCATTATGCAGCTTATTTTGGATACATAAAGTCTCTCGACAGGATATTCGAGAAATCTATCGAACGAGAGTTTGATCCAGAAGTTATCCTTAAGGAGAGTACAGAGGGACAAACGGCCCTTTTTGGATGCAAGAAACACTCGGTGGCCACGATTATGAAGCACTTGAAGTCTTCGCCTTCACTGTTGAAGAGGTTGATGGATAAAAAAAACAGGGAAGGACATTCTGTACTTTGGGAAGCTATATACGAAGGACGGGACGAAGTGGCATCAATTCTTATCGAGGAAGGGGCTGATCTTCGAACTAGGTCCAACGATAACAAAAACATTTTGCATGCGTTGTCGGGAAATGCGTTTATGCAATTTATTTCCCCAGGAAATATGGAGAATCTCATAAACAAGATCAAACAGAAACAAAATTCGACTCAAATACTCCTCTACCTACTCCAGGAAAAACATGACGATGGGAGAACACCCTTAGATGAAGCAAGATGGAGAGATAGACCGGAAACTGAAAAAGTGCTGGAAGATTTGCTGGAAGAATGTAAACGAGAACTCAGGTCGCAAG CCCGGCATGACCTGTCACTGATCGATCACCTCAAATACGACAACAGTGTCGTGGATATGCTCAAAGGAACTTCCCTTCACCTATCCTTCACAACATGGAAGATGCCGCTTGACTGGGAAACCACAGGAGAGATAGACCAAGAGGTCTTCCTTCTCGAGGCAGTCGTATCGGTACAGGACAAGGGAACATGGGCGGCCAATATCGATGTTCTGGAGAGGGAAAGAGAAGGTATCGATACTCTCACGTTTACATGTGACTGCTCAGATCCTCATTTCCcggctgatgctgatgccGTTTCGCTTGATACATAG
- a CDS encoding hypothetical protein (SECRETED:SignalP(1-18)): MHSSTIIFFATLLTGVVAPPPEHFLNFVCTGEDSDDMPDVCNNMCYGATCKKLPTQLYWDQPEKPTRQRRSRNAGCGTTNKCDDGEQCDEYPFASTSNADDVKAVSRCVPTEQNRNQGQVLKQFYNSQGSFDEVGLGGNKGHFTIGFGNPGDSPYCSPNTDCVNDGHEYTRDGLARRSHIIKRRDKSFGYYKLKSGGTFFAPSGAKPGDLVFTPRFHNRTLGRELSRKHVFDPERGLEQYEYMMGNMYTDRDEVVGPAED, translated from the exons ATGCACTCCAGtaccatcatcttctttgcCACTCTCTTGACAGGAGTCGTTGCACCTCCCCCTGAACACTTTTTGAACTTTGTCTGTACAGGAGAGGACAGCGATGATATGCCAG ATGTTTGCAACAACATGTGCTACG GTGCGACTTGCAAAAAACTTCCCACGCAGCTTTACTGGgaccagcccgagaagcccACCCGTCAAAGACGCAGTAGGAATGCCGGTTGTGGTACCACCAACAAGTGTGATGATGGAGAGCAATGCGACGAGTATCCGTTCGCTTCGACGAGCAACGCCGATGATGTCAAAGCGGTCAGTCGCTGCGTCCCTACTGAACAGAACAGAA ATCAAGGACAAGTTTTGAAACAGTTTTATAACTCTCAAGGAAGCTTTGACGAAGTTGGGCTTGGAGGCAACAAAGGGCATTTCACCATTGGATTTGGTAATCCTGGTGACAGTCCGTACTGTTCCCCAAACACAGATTGTGTTAATGATGGTCATGAGTACACTCGCGATGGTCTCGCCAGACGCAGTCACATCATCAAGCGTAGGGACAAGTCTTTCGGCTACTACAAGCTCAAGAGTGGTGGTACGTTCTTTGCTCCCAGCGGCGCGAAGCCAGGAGACCTTGTCTTCACGCCTCGGTTCCACAATCGGACGCTTGGCCGCGAGCTTTCCCGAAAGCACGTCTTTGATCCAGAGCGTGGACTTGAACAGTACGAATACATGATGGGGAATATGTACACAGACCGTGATGAGGTCGTTGGACCTGCGGAAGATTAG